Within the Microbacterium sp. CGR2 genome, the region CACCGGCCTCGGGTGGGTGGACGTGGGCCGTCGATTCCACGGGGAGGTCGACGGCCCCTACACGTGGTGGTCGATGCGCGGTCAGGCATTCGACAACGATTCGGGCTGGCGCATCGATTATCACCTCGCGACGCCGGCTCTCGCCGAGCGCGTCGAGACGTACCACGTCGCGCGTGCGGCCGCCTACGACCAGCGCTGGAGCGATCACGCTCCGGTGGTCGTCGACTACCGCTACTGAGTCGGCGGGGCATCCTCTTCGGAACGTCCGATGTAGCGATACCACCCGCGATATTCGAGGACCGTCCCGAACACCGGGTTGGTGGCGCGCATCTCGATGGTGCGACGACCGCTCTCCTCGTCCCAGCCGTCCTCCAGATCCACGGAGACACCGAGGATGCCCCGTAACGCGAACCGTCGGCCCCACAGGCGCAGCGCGACCCGGCGAGTGCGCATCCGCAGACCACCCCGGTCACTCACGCTGCACTCTTCGATGAGTTCGACGCGTCCACGCGTCCCCAGGATGTTGCGGACCATCCCCGGGATCGCACTCTCGGTGAGCCGGTCCGCGATGTACTGGGTCTTGCCGGGGAAGCGGAACTCGCGGATCGTGTCGAGGGTCGCTCGCCCATCGGGGGTGCGGCCCGTGGCGGTGCGAATTCCGAACGGCACATCGCGTCCGAATCGGGTGACCAGCATCTGCGGGCCGACCACCGGCACCGCCAGTGCGCCCCACCTGCCGAACCGACTTCCCGCCACGGTGAAGACTCCCTCCGCCCGCTCGATACCACCCGGCGCTCTCAGCTGCGCGAGGATCTCCGGGTGCAGTCGCTCGGCATCCGCCCCCAGGGCCGCCAGAAAAACCTGCCCTCGCGCGTTCTCGGTCGTCATGCCGACAGCGTAGGACGCTGCCCCGCGCGGGATGCGTCGCCTCGCGAGCCGCGACCGCCATCCCCCGTAGGATTGGTGTCGTGACGAAACCTCGCCTTTACTCCGGAATGCAGCCATCCGCCGACTCCCTCCAGATCGGCAACTACATCGGCGCGCTCCTCCAGTGGCGAGATCTGCAGACCTCCTATGACGCGTACTTCTCCGTCGTCGACATGCATGCTCTCACCGTCGCCCAGGACCCCGCGGAGCTCCGCGAGAAGACGCGTCGCACGGCGGCCCAGTACATCGCCGCCGGCATCGAACCCTCGCAGTCGACGCTGTACGTGCAATCGCACGTGCGCGCCCATGCCGAACTCGCATGGATCCTGAGTACCATCACCGGTTTCGGTGAAGCCGGTCGGATGACCCAGTTCAAGGACAAGTCCGCGCGGTACGGCCAGGATGCGACGAGCGTCGGCCTCTTCACGTACCCCGTGCTGATGGCCGCCGACATCCTGCTGTACCAGACCGATGTGGTTCCGGTCGGGGACGATCAGAAGCAGCACGTCGAACTCACCCGCGACCTCGCCGAGCGATTCAACTCGCGTTTCGGCACCACTTTCACGGTGCCGATTCCGGTGATCCAGAAGGACACGGCCCGCATCTACGACCTGCAGAACCCGACGTCGAAGATGTCGAAGTCGGCCGAGAGCGATGCCGGTGTGCTCTGGATGCTCGATGACCCAGCCAAGTCGGCCAAGAAGATCATGCGTGCGGTGACCGACAACGAAGGCTCAGTGCGTTTCGACCGCGAGACCAAGCCGGGCGTCTCCAACCTGCTCACGATCTACGCAGCCCTCACCGGCCGCCAGATCGCCGCCATCGAAGACGAGTACGCCGGTCGCGGGTACGGCGACTTCAAGAAGGGCCTCGCCGAGGTCGTGGTGGGCGAGTTCGAACCGGTGCGCGCGCGCGCCCTCGAGCTTCTCGACGATCCGGCAGAACTCGACCGGATCCTGGCCGAGAACGCCGGGCGAGCGGATGCCGTCGCCGACACCACCCTTTCCGCGGTGTACGACAACGTGGGGCTGCTCCGTCGCGTCTGAGTGGCGCCCGTAGGATGGGCTCGTGACCGATCCGCAGCTGCCTCCCCCGCCGGGCGCCGTCCCGCCCGTCCCCCCTGCGCCGTCCGGAGCCATCCCGCCCGCGCCGCCGGCATACGCCGCCGCCCCGCCTCATGCAGCTCCCCCCGGGGCCTATCAGGTGCCGGTCGGCGGTTACGCGGCGCCGACGGGTGCATACGCCGTGCCTGATGACGCTTCACAGCCGTCGCGCCTCCCAGGTATCCTCGCGCTGATCCTCGCGGTGGTCGCCGCAGTGGTGACTCCCATCGTGGCGGCCGTCAGCGGCTTCGAGATCGGCCGCCGCATCCCGCAGGGCATCACCACGACGAGCAGCGACGTCCTCAGCTTCCTGTCCCCCGCCCGCGATCAAGTGCTCTGGGCAGAGGTGGCTTTCTGGACCGGAACCGTCCTCGGGATCGCGGCGATCGTGATCGGGATCATCGCGATTCGGAAGAAGCAGGGGCGCGGAGCGGGAATCGCGGCGCTCGTGGTCGCAGTTCTCGCGCCGATGATCTTCTTCCTCGTGCTGGTCATCGCCTTCTCCGCCGGCAGCGCGGCGGGGTTCGCCGACTTCACCGGCTGAGCAGGCGAGCGACCGCTCAGCGAGGGGCGTGGTGTTTCTGCTGCGCGGCAAGCAGGCCTTCGCCCACCAGCAACTCGGCGGCGTCCGCCGCATCCGCGATCAGAAGCGGCAGGTTCGGGCGTTCTTCCTTGCCGAAGGGCGCGAGTACCCAGTCCGCAGGGTCCTGGCGTCCGGGCGGACGCCCGATCCCGACCCGCACGCGAGGGAAGTCCGGGGTGCCGACGGCGCGGGCGACATCACGCACGCCGTTGTGGCCGCCGTGTCCACCGCCGATCTTGAGCTTCACGGAATCGAACGGGATGTCGAGCTCGTCGTGGACGACCACGATCCGCTCCGGCGGCACGCTGTAGAAGCGCGCGAGAGCCGCCACCGGCGTGCCCGACACGTTCATGAACGTGTTCGGTTTGGCCAGCACCAGCTTGTCGGCCCCCGGTCGCAGCCAGGTTTCGACGACCCGGGCGCCGCCTTTGTGCTCGCGGAAGCTTTCGCTTCTCCTGGCTGCGATCTCATCGACGACCATCTGACCGACGTTGTGCCGGGTGGTCTCGTAGCGCGGGCCGGGGTTGCCCAGGCCCACCACCAACCAGGTGGATGGCATGTCCTCGTCCTTTCGCGCCGCGCCCCGCGAGGGACCCGGTCAGGATACGACAGAGGGGACGCGATCCGATCGCGTCCCCTCTGTGCTGAAACTCGCGGAGACTACTCTCCGGCGTTCTCCGAGGCAGCTTCGCCTTCGCCCTCGGCGGGTGCGTCGAGGTCTTCCTCCTCGTCCGGGATCGAGATCGAGACGATCAGCACCTCGGGGTCGGCCAGCAGCGTGGAGCCCTGGGGCAGGGTCACGTCGGCGGCGGTGATGTGCGCGCCGTCTTCCAGGCCCTCGACGGAGACCTCGAGGCCCTGCGGGATGTGGGTCGCCTCAGCCTCGATGGAGAGCGTGTTGGCTTCCTGGTTCACCATGGTGCCGGGAGCGGACTCGCCGACGACGTTGACGGGCACGTCGATGGTGACCTTCTCGCCCTTGCGGACCACGAGCAGGTCGATGTGCTCGATGATCTGGTGCACGGGGTCCTTCTGCACGTCCTTGACCAGCGCGAGCTGCGACGTGCCCTCGATGTCGAGCTCGAGCAGCGCGTTCGCGCGACGGATGATGAGCGAGACCTGGTGGCCCGGCAGTGCGACGTGCACCGGGTCGGTGCCATGGCCGTAGATGACGGCGGGGATCTTGCCGGCGGCGCGGAGGCGGCGGGCGAAGCCCTTGCCGAAGCTCTCGCGGAGCTCGGCGTGGACCTTGTTGTCTTCAGACATGAGGTTCTCCTTCGGGGCACGCAGCCAAAGCGCCGCGCGGTGGTCTTGGAATTGTGATCTCGAACGCAGACGCGTGAGGAAAGCCACCGGCTTGCTCCGCCGCGTCGATAACGGATGTCCGCGCACGCGCAGAAGCATCCCTCGCCGAGGTACAAGCTCAATGGTACCGGATGACCCGATAAGCTGAGGACACCGGACCTTTTCTGCAGATCACGGAGAACCTCATGCTCGACGGCGCCTTTTTCTCGCACGTACTTCTCTGGCTGATCGGTGCGATGAGCGTGTGTGCTGCCGTTGCGACGGCCGGCGCCCTGTTCTCGCTCGGCAGGGGCGGCGCCCGCAAGGACTGAGCCGCTCGGCCGCCGTCAGGCGAGCGTCACACCCGCAGCCCCGCCGATCAGCGCGACAGCTTCGACGACGCCGGCCGACTCGTCCACGCGGATGCCGCGCTCATCCGGTTCGAGGGGCTCCAGGGTGAGCAGCTGCGAATCCAGCAGCGACGCCGGCATGAAGTGCGCCGAGCGGAGCTTCACCCGTTCTGCGAGGACCGACCGGCCTACGGCCAGTTCAGCGAAGAACGCGTCGGGCTCCCCGGCGCGGA harbors:
- a CDS encoding 50S ribosomal protein L25/general stress protein Ctc, with amino-acid sequence MSEDNKVHAELRESFGKGFARRLRAAGKIPAVIYGHGTDPVHVALPGHQVSLIIRRANALLELDIEGTSQLALVKDVQKDPVHQIIEHIDLLVVRKGEKVTIDVPVNVVGESAPGTMVNQEANTLSIEAEATHIPQGLEVSVEGLEDGAHITAADVTLPQGSTLLADPEVLIVSISIPDEEEDLDAPAEGEGEAASENAGE
- the trpS gene encoding tryptophan--tRNA ligase gives rise to the protein MTKPRLYSGMQPSADSLQIGNYIGALLQWRDLQTSYDAYFSVVDMHALTVAQDPAELREKTRRTAAQYIAAGIEPSQSTLYVQSHVRAHAELAWILSTITGFGEAGRMTQFKDKSARYGQDATSVGLFTYPVLMAADILLYQTDVVPVGDDQKQHVELTRDLAERFNSRFGTTFTVPIPVIQKDTARIYDLQNPTSKMSKSAESDAGVLWMLDDPAKSAKKIMRAVTDNEGSVRFDRETKPGVSNLLTIYAALTGRQIAAIEDEYAGRGYGDFKKGLAEVVVGEFEPVRARALELLDDPAELDRILAENAGRADAVADTTLSAVYDNVGLLRRV
- a CDS encoding DUF4166 domain-containing protein — protein: MTTENARGQVFLAALGADAERLHPEILAQLRAPGGIERAEGVFTVAGSRFGRWGALAVPVVGPQMLVTRFGRDVPFGIRTATGRTPDGRATLDTIREFRFPGKTQYIADRLTESAIPGMVRNILGTRGRVELIEECSVSDRGGLRMRTRRVALRLWGRRFALRGILGVSVDLEDGWDEESGRRTIEMRATNPVFGTVLEYRGWYRYIGRSEEDAPPTQ
- the pth gene encoding aminoacyl-tRNA hydrolase, with product MPSTWLVVGLGNPGPRYETTRHNVGQMVVDEIAARRSESFREHKGGARVVETWLRPGADKLVLAKPNTFMNVSGTPVAALARFYSVPPERIVVVHDELDIPFDSVKLKIGGGHGGHNGVRDVARAVGTPDFPRVRVGIGRPPGRQDPADWVLAPFGKEERPNLPLLIADAADAAELLVGEGLLAAQQKHHAPR